Genomic DNA from uncultured Desulfuromusa sp.:
CATATTCTGATTTTTATTTTTAAACCGATAAATTCACTCATGAGAGGTCACGAGTTAGGAATGATAATCCCATCAAACTATAGTTTTTGATGATTTTCTCATGAATTCAGCTTGCGCCTCAGAGTTCCGATCAGCTTTCCTTGTATTGAATTCCAGTGACCACGACATCGTAGCTGAAGTTTTTTTGTGCAGGAAATAAGCTGTCCAACTGTCCTTAAAGATAATTCAAAAAAAATGTTTCCTCAGCGAGAATGTTGAATTAAACTATAAGAACAACGTTTTATTTTTCTATGGAGGATTTGATGAGTTCAGAGCTGATTTTGACCCGTAAAGAAAATCGTATTGGTTTTATTACCTTAAACCGACCGGAAGCAATGAATACGTTTATCCCGGAGTTTGCTAATCAACTGGATCGAGCGCTCTGGGCAATGGAAAAAGATGATGACGTCAGGGTTATTGTGATTAATGCTGCAGGTAAACATTTCTGTACCGGAATATCTCTGGATCAGTTCAAGAATAAAACTCACCAGGAATATCGGAAGTTTTTATACGGAATAGATGCTTTTTATCACACTTTGGATAAGCTGAATAAACCGACGATTGCATCAGTTCAGGGATTTGCCCTGGCCAATGGCGCTGGTCTTTCGTTTGCCTGTGACATGACTGTTGCTGCGGAAACAGCTACTTTTGGGACAACAGCAATTAATGTCGGACTGATCTGTTTAGGCCCGGCGGCACCGATGACAAAGATTATCGGCAAGAAGAAAACGATGGAAATGGTTTTAACGGGTGACATGATCAGCGCCGCGGAAGCTGAACAGCTCGGCCTTGTCAACAAAGTTGTGGGGGATGAAGACCTGGAAGCAGAGACGCTCAAACTGGCAGAAAAACTTGTTTCTAAGAGCCCGACAGCGTTGCGTATCGGAAAAGAAGGGTTGAAGCGCCTTCAGGATGTTCCCTATCATCAGGGGTTGGATAGTATGGATGATCTGTTTGCGACCCTTTGTGCGACACAAGATGCCGAAGAGGGGGTTCAGGCTTTCCTGGAAAAGCGGGAGCCTGTCTGGAAAGAGTGCTGATAGCAATATGATAGAAAATCGACGACTGCTCTCAGCGAAAAACTTTTAATAACAGGCTGTTAAACTCTGAGAAATAGATGATGCAATTATTGAAAAATCATAGGCAGAAAGTCATAAAATCTGAAAATCAGCAGGAACGGTCTGAAAATAAGCCTTCCGGGCTGGCAGCCAGCTTTGAAGCTGCTGAAGTCAAAAAACTGTTCTTCAGTTTTTTGATTACGATACTCAGCATTGAGGGTGTTGTTTTTTTTCTCTGCTATATCAATCTGCTTGTGAATGAGAATGGGGTTTTCCCCTGGAAGCCGTACCTGTTTGCTTCTTTTATAGCTCCTGTAGCAGTCACTTTTGTTTTTGGTTTGATTGTCCTTATCTTTAACCGCTTCTTTTTTAATCAAGCCCCCCCTGTTGTTGAATTTCAGAGGGGGGTGACTCCAATCTTTGGTGTTGGAAAAGGTGAAAAAATTGCTCTTTTTTTTCAAGTTATCCACCGCTTGCCCCTGTTGTTGAGTTTACTTTTATTGATTGCTGCAACGGCCCTCGCTTATAAGCTTGATGCCATTGTCCTCTTTATGGCGCAAGTCGGCGTTTCAACCGCACGATACTTGTTTTTTACCCTCATCGGCTTGTTGGTTGTATCCGCTATTGGGATAGCAGTCTGGATGATTCTCAGTTATCGACTTCGTCAAAAAACGCTCCAATCCGGTCATGATTATCGGATGCAGTTAATGGAACAGTTTGGGATGGTGTTGCTGGAAGACGGCACCATGATCAACAAGGAAGGTCAAGTTGTTTACCAACAGGAAGATTCAACATCCATTTCTTATCATGATGATGTGGAAGATGTTCAGATGATCGAAGAGATTGATGAAAAGTCTGATTCTTAGTTGGTAAAAGTCAAAGTTGAAAAGAATCAGGACAATGATTCAGAGATGCAGAGGTTGTTGAAAATAATCGTTGGTTGTGAGTCCCTCTTTTTCAGACTGAATCGATTCATGTTGACCTGGTAACAATGTCTGCCCTCGCTAAGACCTAAAACCTCAGACTAAAGGAGATTCTATGTTTCGCATGTCCATTCTACTGTTAATGATGAGTTTGACTTTAGGGTTTGCGTCCGCTGCTATGGCTGAGCAAGCAGATGGTGCCCGACTGAGCAGGACCTGTGCAGGTTGCCATGGTACCGATGGCGCTTCTCCTGGAAAAGAAATCCCCATAATTGGTGGCCAGGTGGATAAGTTCCTGCAGGAGTCAATGGCTGATTTTTCTGCGGATAAAAGACCCGGAGATGTGATGAGGAATCTGTCTAAAGGGTATTCCCCAGATGAGCAGGAGCTGATTGCCGGCTATTTTGCGATGCAACCATGGGTGAACACTCCTCATGCAGCACAGTCACATGCAGAAGCAAGTCTGGTCGCAAGCTGTAAAGGTTGCCATGGAGCTATGGGGGAAGGGCGGGGAAGTTTTCCTCGCGTGGCCGGACAACATCCCAATTATCTTTATCAGTCCTTACTGGAGTATAAACAGGGCGCACGCTCCTCCGGTTTGATGAGGTTGGTACAAAAACTGGATGATGCAACTCTGAAACAGATGGCTGACTACTATTCGGCAATAAAATAAGGAGGGCATAATGAAGCGCAGAGACTTTATCAAATATAGTGCTGTCGGTTTGGGAGTTGCCGGTTTATATGGTCCGAATGCTTTTGCAGCTGGCCAAAACCGCCGCAGAGTTGTTGTCGTCGGGGGTGGTTTTGGCGGGGCGACGGCAGCTCGTTATATTAAGTTGATCGACCCCAGCATTGACGTTGTCCTGATCGAGAAGAATGACCAGTTTGTCTCCTGTCCGATCAGTAACTGGGTCGTTGTTGGGATGAAGAAAATGGGTGACATCAGTTTTGGCTATCAGGGGCTTGCCAAGCGGGGAATTCAGGTTATTCAGGATGAGATTGTCGGCATCGATGCTGCGGCTGGCTATGTTCAGGGAAAGAAGGGGAAGGTTGAGTACGATCGTCTGATTGTTTCCCCAGGGATTGATTTCCGCTATGATTTGATTGAAGGGTTTAATGACGAGGCGAAAAAGATATTTCCGCACGCATACAAGGCAGGACCACAAACCGTTCAATTGCAGCAGCAACTTCAAGCGCTACAACCTGGTGGTACGGTATTGATGACGGTACCGGATAATGCTTATCGATGCCCACCCGGCCCCTATGAGCGAGCGAGTTTAATTGCTGAATATCTGCAAAAAAACAAACAGGGCTCCAAGCTGATTATTCTGGATCCACATCAGAAAATTGCCTCAAAGGGGAAGCTGTTTAAGGCGGCTTGGGATGCTTATTACACTGATATTATTGATTATCGTCCCGAAGAGATTATTGCTTCCGTTGATGTTGATAAGAAGACGATTTCAACTTATGAAGAAGAATTCGAGGCGGATGTCATTAATTTTATTCCGGATCAAAAAGCTGGAAAACTTGCATTTGATCTGGGATTGGTCCCGGAAAAGAAATTGTGGGCGCCAGTTCAGCCGTTGACGTTGGAATCAACACTGGTCCCAGGCGTTCATGTTATCGGGGATGCAACAGATTCTCTTACCAGTGGACCGATGCCAAAATCCGGATTCGTCGCCAGCTCCATGGGCAAGGTTGCTGCTGCCGCTGTTGTTGCTGAATTATCCGGTAAAAAAGCACCGCTACCATCGTTTGCAAACACCTGTTACAGCATGGTCAATAGTACGGAAGCCATTTTTGTTACCGGGGTCTATAAATACGATTCTGCCTCGGGTAAAAATATAAAAATTCCAGAAGCATCAAAAACGTCACCTGGCCGTTCGGATTATTATGGACGATGTGCCGAAGATTGGGCCACCAGTATCTGGTCTGATATGTTGAGTTGATATTTTTTATCCTTACTGGAAAACAGCCCCCGGTTTCTTGAATGAAAACGGGGGCTGTTTTATTAAGCCCAGGCTATAGGAATAACTTGTAGGCAGGATCATCCGTTTCTTCAATGTAGTGATATCCCAAATTATCGAGAAAGGATTTGAGGCCGGTTTCATTTTTGTCGGGAATTTCCAGCCCGATGAGGACCCGGCCAAACTCTCCGCCCTGACTGCGGTAATGAAAGAGAGAGATATTCCAGTCTTTCCCCATATCGGCGAGAAAACGGGTCAGTGCTCCGGGACGTTCCGGGAACCAGAAACGGAAAAGCCGCTCTCGCGTTGCTTCGGCTGAGCGCCCACCGATCATATAACGGAGGTGGGTCTTTGCCAGTTCGTTATTGCTCAGGTCAATAGTTTTATAACCGGCTTTATTGAGATGGCTGGAAAAGTTGTCGCGGATTTCACCGTTACCGATGGATACACCAATAAAGAGCTGGGCCTGATTGCGATCAGCCAAACGGTAGTTGAACTCGGTAATATTGGTTTTTTTAAGGATATGGCTGCAGAAATAGCGTAACGCGCCTGGTTCTTCAGGGATAGTGACAGCAAATAGAGACTCACTCCCTTCTCCTGCTTGTGTTCGTTCTGAAACATATCGCAGCCGTTCAAAATTCATATTGGCACCGGAATTAATGGCGACCAGAGTTTGGCCTGCGGTCTGATGCTTTTTTACATATTGTTTCAACCCAGCCATTCCCAAGGCTCCGGCGGGTTCCACAATGGATCGTGTCGCCTGGTAAATCGACTTGATGGCGCTACAGAGTTCATCGGTGCTGACACGTAGAATTTCATCCACATGCTGACGACATAAATCAAAGGTGAGCTTGCCAACCTGCTGTACTGCAACCCCATCTGCAAAGATTCCCACGGACGGCAGACTGACGCGTTTGTTGGCTTGTAAAGATTGGTACATCGCATCGCTGTCGACAGGTTCAACCCCGATAACTTTAATTTCCGGTGACAGGGCTTTTAAGTAAGCACCGATACCGGAAATAAGCCCACCACCTCCAACTGGCACGAATACTGCGTCAATGTTTCCAGAACTCTGACGTAATAATTCGTCAGCAACGGTTCCCTGACCGGCGATTACCAGCTTGTCATCAAAAGGGTGAATATAGGTCATCCCGGTTTCAGCAAGAATCTCTTTGCAGCGTTCTGCTGCTTCTGAATAATTATCTCCATGGAGAACAATTTTTGCACCAAAAGATTTAACGGCATCAATTTTGATCTTCGGGGTCGTTGCCGGCATGACAATCAAAGCTTTCAGCCCCAGCTTTTGAGCCGAGAATGCGACCCCCTGGGCATGGTTTCCCGCAGAAGCAGCTATAATCCCTTTATTTTTTTCTGATTCAGAAAGGTGGGCAATTTTATTGTAAGCACCGCGAAGTTTAAAAGAAAAAACCGGTTGCAGGTCTTCTCGTTTGAGGAGCACCTTATTCTTCAGTTCAGCAGAGAGGTGAACAGCATCTTCAAGAGGGGTTTCGATTGCTGCTTCATAAACTCTGGAGGTTAAAATTTGTCGAATCATCTCTTGCATAATAAAAGTATCATTCCTTGTGATGAAGTTAAAAAAGCGGTGTAACGTTTTGCGGACATTTTAAAAAACTCTTTTCGGACTCTTTTAAATAAATGATATACTGCCTGACATGAAAAAGCTGCATGTTTTTAACTATTGGGATCGATCGCAGGCTGCCTTGATTCAGGAAATTCTTGCTCATGAAGGGATTCAGTGTATCCTGAAAAATGATCAGTTGTCTTCTGCTTTGGGAGAAATCCCTTTTCTTGAATGTTATCCGGAACTCTGGGTCGTTGATGACGATGTTTTCCCGCGGGCACAGTTGTTTTTGCACTCCTGGCTGAAGAATGATGCCTGTCCCGCTGATTCCTGGACCTGTCCATCCTGTGGAGAAGATTGCGATGCTCAATTCGGGGCCTGCTGGGCATGTGGGTTTCTTCGCGAGGAATGACTTTACAGTTTTTCCGTGCAATTATTTTTTCATTCTCACTTCTTGACCGGACATGAAACATTTCACTAGGATGTATCTAGCCAAAGCTATTCAATTTTTCTTTCCAACAGAAGGTCTTGTTTATGCGCATTGTTATTGATCAGAATTTATGTTGTGGAACTGCTGCCTGCATTGAAATTTGTCCGGAAAAAGCGATTAGCCTCGTTGCCGGAAAAGCCGTCCTCGACGAATCCAAGTGTGATTTTGACGGTCTTTGTATTCCTGCTTGCCCCAAAGGGGCGATTGAGTATGACGATGATTTCGGCGGTGGTGTTGGCTG
This window encodes:
- a CDS encoding enoyl-CoA hydratase-related protein, with protein sequence MSSELILTRKENRIGFITLNRPEAMNTFIPEFANQLDRALWAMEKDDDVRVIVINAAGKHFCTGISLDQFKNKTHQEYRKFLYGIDAFYHTLDKLNKPTIASVQGFALANGAGLSFACDMTVAAETATFGTTAINVGLICLGPAAPMTKIIGKKKTMEMVLTGDMISAAEAEQLGLVNKVVGDEDLEAETLKLAEKLVSKSPTALRIGKEGLKRLQDVPYHQGLDSMDDLFATLCATQDAEEGVQAFLEKREPVWKEC
- a CDS encoding c-type cytochrome; protein product: MFRMSILLLMMSLTLGFASAAMAEQADGARLSRTCAGCHGTDGASPGKEIPIIGGQVDKFLQESMADFSADKRPGDVMRNLSKGYSPDEQELIAGYFAMQPWVNTPHAAQSHAEASLVASCKGCHGAMGEGRGSFPRVAGQHPNYLYQSLLEYKQGARSSGLMRLVQKLDDATLKQMADYYSAIK
- a CDS encoding NAD(P)/FAD-dependent oxidoreductase; this translates as MKRRDFIKYSAVGLGVAGLYGPNAFAAGQNRRRVVVVGGGFGGATAARYIKLIDPSIDVVLIEKNDQFVSCPISNWVVVGMKKMGDISFGYQGLAKRGIQVIQDEIVGIDAAAGYVQGKKGKVEYDRLIVSPGIDFRYDLIEGFNDEAKKIFPHAYKAGPQTVQLQQQLQALQPGGTVLMTVPDNAYRCPPGPYERASLIAEYLQKNKQGSKLIILDPHQKIASKGKLFKAAWDAYYTDIIDYRPEEIIASVDVDKKTISTYEEEFEADVINFIPDQKAGKLAFDLGLVPEKKLWAPVQPLTLESTLVPGVHVIGDATDSLTSGPMPKSGFVASSMGKVAAAAVVAELSGKKAPLPSFANTCYSMVNSTEAIFVTGVYKYDSASGKNIKIPEASKTSPGRSDYYGRCAEDWATSIWSDMLS
- the ilvA gene encoding threonine ammonia-lyase, biosynthetic encodes the protein MQEMIRQILTSRVYEAAIETPLEDAVHLSAELKNKVLLKREDLQPVFSFKLRGAYNKIAHLSESEKNKGIIAASAGNHAQGVAFSAQKLGLKALIVMPATTPKIKIDAVKSFGAKIVLHGDNYSEAAERCKEILAETGMTYIHPFDDKLVIAGQGTVADELLRQSSGNIDAVFVPVGGGGLISGIGAYLKALSPEIKVIGVEPVDSDAMYQSLQANKRVSLPSVGIFADGVAVQQVGKLTFDLCRQHVDEILRVSTDELCSAIKSIYQATRSIVEPAGALGMAGLKQYVKKHQTAGQTLVAINSGANMNFERLRYVSERTQAGEGSESLFAVTIPEEPGALRYFCSHILKKTNITEFNYRLADRNQAQLFIGVSIGNGEIRDNFSSHLNKAGYKTIDLSNNELAKTHLRYMIGGRSAEATRERLFRFWFPERPGALTRFLADMGKDWNISLFHYRSQGGEFGRVLIGLEIPDKNETGLKSFLDNLGYHYIEETDDPAYKLFL
- a CDS encoding DUF2007 domain-containing protein; translation: MKKLHVFNYWDRSQAALIQEILAHEGIQCILKNDQLSSALGEIPFLECYPELWVVDDDVFPRAQLFLHSWLKNDACPADSWTCPSCGEDCDAQFGACWACGFLREE
- a CDS encoding 4Fe-4S binding protein, yielding MRIVIDQNLCCGTAACIEICPEKAISLVAGKAVLDESKCDFDGLCIPACPKGAIEYDDDFGGGVGCGF